One window of the Colias croceus chromosome 5, ilColCroc2.1 genome contains the following:
- the LOC123691819 gene encoding laminin subunit beta-1, whose protein sequence is MARYAAFFIFSALINIGSAVYNRDRDRQRADPRLLDRACELSSCYPATGNLLIGREARLSASSTCGAYGRERYCIVSHLEERKKCFWCESTNNTANNPYLNHRIQNIIYKYYPGTRTKSWWQSENGKENVTIQLDMEAEFHLTHLIIQFKTFRPKAMLVERSFDFGKTWRVYRYFAHNCDEAFPSVPKHTQRSLTEVVCESRYSGVAPSTEGEVIFRVLPPNINVTNPYSEEVQNLLRMTNLRINFTKLHTLGDDLLDNRAEIQEKYYYSIYEMTVRGSCSCYGHASRCLPMPGVESKNNMVHGRCECTHNTRGLNCEYCEDFYNDLPWQPAVGKTSNACKRCTCNNHATTCHFDPAVYNKTGKISGGVCDNCQHNTMGVNCERCKPTFYRDPTLDIQSPDVCKSCDCDPEGTTDKQILCDDETDFANNKTAGRCLCKANVDGARCDRCKDGYWNFDPQNPEGCELCTCDRLGTINERGCDAATGNCFCKRHVTGRNCDQCLPEFYGLSDSDDGCSPCDCDVGGSIDRDCDVITGQCKCRPNVTGRRCDQPIQNFFVGALDSIVLEAESSECDSQIDDNAIQSQLCHVVIRENFPDGRKETWTGPGFMKLPESSTLVFVINNLKTSMNYNVLIRYEPQSAVNWQEATILVKRPSPIDPDSPCANVRPEDDKIYTVLPANQRSVLVRPPICLEKNKETEVRIYFGRQDGQTSNARASILIDSIVLIPSFDDLPFLANNSAARDEFDRYNCGDQYYYDLNRDNVPEICKNYHASIGFYIRNGSESCQCDPSGSKSHQCDRYTGYCQCVENIVGARCDRCAPGTYGFSKFGCKRCDCNSIGSLDNFCDATSGQCKCRANTYGRACDLCQPGYFNFPNCQQCDCNGHAVECDDKTGACKECHDYTEGHRCERCIEGYYGDPRLGIDIPCRLCPCPGVKGDPNKSSHADRCELDPETKDVVCDCKEGYAGLLCDVCADNYYGDPIKGTCEKCDCNDNIDITKPGNCDPYTGKCLQCLHHTSGDHCEVCEEGFFGDALEQSCFKCNCSVLGTNFTQGNCDRSTGQCPCFNNVMGINCDQCTENHWRIALGTGCDPCECDPIGSLSPQCNPYIGKCDCKPGHGGRQCDQCQENHWGDPNIECYECDCDLYGSVSPQCMRENGSCLCKPGIGGYKCDMCARGYLGEAPECYACGECFDNWDQLINNLRIQTEYAIGNASKIKVVGATGAYTRDFEEMTKKLTEVENSLQSAKLGQATVIELVSNISSLQDHLNEADKKIKESNDNLNAITSKINLGNVTLDGLRTAIEHLKSKTLELGNNATKLQEANLEGALNLTREAKQRAVKAADDAESVQTIIANTDRQIKNTDRLIEMQYTNFNNTQNENDKKLNDLIEVMSQLDSELPKINEKMCGQDSDTCDICGGAGCGKCGGISCDQGAITKAEQALDFANKTEHRIKEHELSAEDLFRSVTQVKQDTVLVRSRAKDLSNKSNEFKSSAEKVTNDSKVLTAELKEFLSNTSYTPADVRTLANEILNLSIRIEPKEITELSQRINSTVSQLTNIENIITETKPDLDKAKALKLNATIVNKTANLTLEMANKVLEALDEAQAAQDAAENAIERANNDIAAAKGDLQPIALETEQAQKKANETMDEVEGLRSRLSDLQKNILKIESDADQVKQEANDVVNIAEAAEQKARQLRQDFKTTNMSLAERANQTSNSRERAQLLLNRATKLASDTQMQLKLLANMEELYNDHNEQLNVLEKEIGELNSQMNYYLSEITKRSDNYRSCTT, encoded by the coding sequence ATGGCTCGATACGCCGCCTTTTTTATCTTTTCCGCGCTTATCAACATCGGGAGCGCGGTATACAATAGAGATCGCGATAGGCAACGTGCCGATCCTCGCTTGTTAGATCGTGCCTGTGAACTCAGTTCCTGTTACCCCGCCACTGGAAACTTACTAATCGGTCGAGAGGCAAGGCTTTCGGCCTCGTCGACTTGTGGTGCTTACGGCCGCGAGAGATATTGCATTGTATCCCATCTCGAAGAACGAAAGAAATGCTTTTGGTGTGAATCGACGAATAATACTGCAAACAATCCATATCTTAACCATCGCATAcagaatataatttacaagTATTATCCCGGCACACGCACGAAGTCATGGTGGCAATCCGAAAATGGAAAAGAAAATGTTACGATACAACTCGATATGGAAGCGGAATTCCATCTTACCCATTTAATAATACAGTTCAAAACCTTTCGCCCTAAGGCTATGTTAGTGGAGAGGTCTTTCGACTTTGGCAAAACATGGCGAGTTTATAGATACTTTGCACATAATTGCGACGAAGCTTTCCCTTCTGTACCGAAGCATACACAGCGAAGCTTAACTGAAGTTGTTTGTGAATCACGTTATTCAGGTGTCGCACCATCCACGGAGGGTGAAGTGATATTTAGAGTGTTACCTCCAAACATAAATGTTACGAATCCGTATTCAGAAGAAGTGCAAAATTTACTTCGAATGACTAACTTAcgaattaattttacaaagcTACATACACTCGGTGACGATTTACTCGATAATAGAGCTGAAATTCAAGAAAAGTACTATTACTCTATTTATGAAATGACAGTTCGTGGATCTTGCTCTTGTTATGGTCACGCATCAAGATGCCTGCCAATGCCAGGTGTCgagtcaaaaaataatatggtcCATGGACGCTGTGAATGTACACATAATACTCGAGGATTAAATTGCGAATATTGTGAAGATTTTTATAACGATTTACCATGGCAACCTGCTGTAGGTAAAACTTCAAATGCTTGTAAAAGATGTACTTGTAATAATCATGCTACGACGTGTCATTTTGACCCagcagtttataataaaactggtAAAATAAGTGGTGGAGTGTGCGACAATtgtcaacataatactatggGTGTAAACTGTGAACGATGTAAACCAACCTTCTATCGTGATCCAACGCTTGATATTCAAAGCCCTGACGTATGTAAGTCGTGTGATTGTGACCCAGAAGGAACAACAGATAAACAAATTCTTTGTGATGACGAAACTGATTTTGCTAACAATAAAACCGCTGGAAGGTGCTTATGCAAAGCTAATGTTGATGGAGCTCGCTGCGATAGATGTAAAGATGGATATTGGAACTTCGATCCGCAAAATCCTGAGGGTTGCGAATTATGTACATGTGATAGATTAGGTACAATTAATGAGAGAGGATGCGATGCAGCCACTGGTAATTGCTTCTGTAAACGACATGTTACCGGTAGAAATTGTGATCAATGTTTACCTGAATTTTATGGTTTATCGGATAGTGACGATGGATGCTCGCCCTGTGATTGTGATGTTGGTGGATCTATAGACCGCGATTGTGACGTAATAACTGGTCAGTGTAAATGTCGCCCCAACGTAACAGGTCGTCGGTGTGATCAACCTATACAAAACTTCTTCGTGGGTGCCTTAGATTCTATAGTATTGGAGGCAGAATCTAGTGAGTGCGATTCACAAATCGATGATAACGCTATACAAAGCCAGCTTTGCCACGTTGTTATACGCGAAAATTTCCCTGATGGTAGAAAGGAAACCTGGACTGGCCCCGGTTTTATGAAATTACCTGAAAGTAGTactttagtttttgttataaataacttaaaaacaaGTATGAATTATAACGTACTTATAAGATATGAGCCACAATCTGCAGTTAATTGGCAAGAAGCTACTATACTTGTGAAACGACCTTCACCTATTGATCCCGATTCACCATGTGCTAATGTTCGTCCTGAAgatgataaaatttatactGTATTACCAGCAAATCAACGAAGCGTTTTAGTTCGGCCACCGATATGTTTagaaaaaaacaaagaaactgAAGTTCGCATATATTTTGGGAGACAGGATGGTCAGACATCGAATGCTCGAGCATCGATATTAATTGATTCTATTGTTCTGATTCCTTCTTTTGATGATTTGCCATTCTTAGCCAATAATAGTGCAGCCAGAGACGAATTTGATCGATACAACTGTGGCGATCAATATTATTACGATTTAAATAGAGATAATGTGCctgaaatttgtaaaaattaccATGCTAGTATAGGTTTCTACATAAGAAATGGGTCTGAATCTTGTCAATGCGATCCTTCTGGTTCAAAAAGTCACCAATGTGATAGATATACTGGATATTGTCAATGTGTAGAAAACATTGTTGGAGCAAGATGCGATCGTTGTGCTCCAGGAACTTACGGTTTTAGTAAATTTGGTTGCAAGCGTTGCGACTGTAACAGTATAGGTTCTCTTGATAACTTTTGTGATGCTACTAGTGGGCAATGTAAATGCAGAGCTAATACATACGGCAGAGCTTGTGACTTATGTCAACCAGGTTACTTTAACTTCCCTAACTGTCAACAATGTGATTGTAATGGCCATGCTGTTGAATGTGATGACAAAACCGGTGCATGTAAGGAATGTCACGATTATACCGAAGGTCACCGTTGTGAAAGATGTATAGAAGGATATTATGGTGATCCTCGTTTAGGAATTGATATTCCTTGTCGTCTCTGTCCTTGTCCTGGTGTTAAGGGAGATCCAAACAAAAGCAGTCATGCTGATAGATGCGAGTTAGATCCTGAAACAAAAGACGTAGTGTGCGATTGTAAAGAAGGATATGCAGGTTTACTTTGTGACGTGTGCGCTGATAACTATTACGGAGACCCAATAAAAGGCACATGTGAGAAATGTGACTGTAAtgataatatagatataacaAAACCAGGTAATTGCGATCCCTATACCGGAAAATGCTTGCAGTGCTTACATCATACTTCAGGAGATCATTGTGAAGTGTGTGAGGAAGGTTTCTTCGGAGATGCTTTAGAACAATCTTGTTTCAAATGTAATTGTTCAGTATTAGGAACTAATTTCACACAAGGTAATTGTGATCGTAGTACAGGACAATGTCCTTGCTTTAATAATGTAATGGGAATAAATTGCGACCAATGTACAGAAAACCATTGGAGAATTGCTCTGGGCACTGGCTGCGATCCATGTGAATGTGATCCGATAGGTTCCTTATCTCCACAGTGTAATCCATATATAGGAAAATGTGATTGTAAACCAGGTCATGGTGGGAGGCAGTGTGACCAATGTCAAGAAAATCATTGGGGTGATCCAAATATTGAATGTTATGAATGCGATTGTGATTTATATGGTTCTGTATCGCCTCAATGTATGCGTGAAAATGGCTCGTGCCTTTGCAAACCTGGTATTGGTGGTTATAAATGTGATATGTGTGCACGAGGTTATCTTGGTGAAGCTCCCGAATGCTATGCTTGTGGGGAATGCTTTGATAACTGGGatcaattaataaacaacttaAGAATTCAAACGGAGTATGCAATTGGCAATGCCAGTAAAATTAAAGTAGTTGGCGCTACGGGTGCGTATACAAGGGACTTTGAAGAAATGACAAAGAAATTAACTGAAGTTGAGAATTCTCTTCAAAGTGCTAAGTTAGGACAAGCCACCGTTATAGAACTCGTTTCCAATATATCAAGTTTACAAGACCATCTTAACGAAGctgacaaaaaaataaaagaaagtaatgataatctcAATGCAATAACATCTAAAATCAACTTAGGGAATGTAACTTTAGATGGTTTAAGAACAGCCATAGAGCATCTTAAGTCGAAAACTCTTGAATTAGGAAATAATGCAACCAAATTACAAGAAGCAAACCTTGAGGGTGCTCTAAATTTAACTCGCGAGGCAAAACAAAGAGCAGTTAAAGCTGCAGATGATGCTGAAAGTGTGCAAACGATAATTGCTAATACTGACAgacagattaaaaatacagACAGGCTTATTGAGATGCAATACACTAACTTTAATAATACACAAAATGagaatgataaaaaattgaatgacCTTATAGAGGTAATGTCGCAATTAGATTCTGAATTACccaaaattaatgaaaaaatgtgtgGACAAGATAGCGACACGTGCGATATTTGTGGTGGTGCAGGATGTGGAAAATGTGGTGGCATATCTTGTGATCAAGGAGCTATTACAAAAGCTGAACAAGCTCTAGATTTTGCTAATAAAACTGAACATAGAATAAAAGAACATGAATTGAGTGCTGAAGATTTGTTTAGGTCTGTGACACAAGTAAAACAAGATACGGTTTTAGTACGATCAAGAGCTAAagatttatcaaataaatctAATGAATTTAAGTCATCCGCAGAAAAGGTGACAAACGATAGTAAAGTATTGACTGCAGaattgaaagaatttttatccAACACGTCCTATACCCCTGCAGATGTGAGAACTCTTGCAAATGAAATTCTTAATTTGTCGATTCGTATAGAACCCAAGGAAATTACAGAGCTGTCACAAAGGATTAATTCAACCGTGTCACAGCTAACCAACatcgaaaatattataacagaaACTAAACCAGATCTTGATAAAGCAAAGGCACTCAAACTAAATGCAACTATTGTAAACAAAACTGCAAATCTTACATTGGAGATGGCAAATAAAGTTCTTGAAGCTCTGGATGAAGCTCAAGCGGCACAAGATGCAGCAGAAAATGCTATCGAGAGAGCAAATAATGACATTGCAGCTGCCAAGGGTGATCTTCAACCAATCGCTCTAGAGACCGAGCAAGCTCAGAAAAAAGCTAATGAAACTATGGATGAAGTAGAAGGCTTGAGATCACGCTTATCAGATTTACAAAAGAATATTCTTAAAATTGAAAGTGATGCAGACCAAGTAAAACAAGAGGCCAATGACGTTGTGAACATAGCAGAAGCAGCTGAACAGAAGGCTAGACAGTTACGacaagattttaaaacaacaaatatgTCACTTGCTGAAAGGGCTAACCAAACTTCAAATTCGCGGGAACGTGCTCAATTACTACTAAATAGAGCTACAAAACTTGCAAGTGATACCCAAATGCAGCTTAAACTTCTTGCCAATATGGAAGAACTTTACAATGATCATAACGAACAACTGAATGTCTTAGAAAAAGAAATAGGAGAACTAAATTCTCAAATGAATTACTATTTATCGGAGATAACAAAACGATCCGACAATTACAGATCTTGTACCACTTAA